From Penaeus vannamei isolate JL-2024 chromosome 37, ASM4276789v1, whole genome shotgun sequence, one genomic window encodes:
- the LOC138859572 gene encoding uncharacterized protein encodes MELVPLEVLWCQCQGNASATPHLHQIHAQVAQMHADAAHHALCYVGVVVSLYLLGLAAIIGRSGRSERQAAASALASCLSGALASVGRLAASVGSSRAAPAAPTAVREQPLRPAIALLPVPLQQMPGAPPPRASTAAKPSPMQLQLVVPDDDDDMELSMITSVA; translated from the coding sequence ATGGAGCTGGTACCGCTGGAGGTGCTGTGGTGCCAGTGCCAGGGCAACGCCAGCGCCACGCCGCACCTGCACCAGATCCACGCCCAGGTGGCCCAGATGCACGCGGACGCCGCCCACCACGCCCTCTGCTACGTGGGCGTGGTCGTCTCGCTCTACCTGCTGGGCCTCGCCGCCATCATCGGGCGGTCGGGGCGGTCCGAGCGCCAGGCGGCGGCGTCGGcgctcgcctcctgcctctccgGCGCCCTCGCCTCCGTCGGCCGCCTCGCCGCCTCCGTCGGGAGCTCGAGGGCCGCCCCCGCGGCGCCCACGGCCGTCCGGGAGCAGCCGCTCAGGCCGGCCATCGCGCTCCTCCCCGTGCCCCTCCAGCAGATGCCGGGGGCGCCGCCCCCCCGCGCCAGCACGGCGGCGAAGCCTTCGCCGATGCAGCTGCAGCTGGTCGTgcctgacgacgacgacgacatgGAGCTGTCCATGATCACCTCGGTGGCCTAG